The Plutella xylostella chromosome Z, ilPluXylo3.1, whole genome shotgun sequence region ttgtcccgcgattaagtgaagtatcgttctattggcgggacaatctattgttgatgaaccgttcagaatctgtcaatttagtctctgatattaaaaaaacagatttTATGGAATGTTTCTTGAAATAGGTATGTACcttacatttaaaaacacctatatgaaataaattatgtttaccTGATGTAAAAATCTGCTTACTTTACATTATGTAGCTATTTAcactttataaattatttaaacaataCAGAATTTCTAGTCATAGTCTCACCATTCGAGTAGCGAAAAGTAAACGAGAATTTGTAAGACGCTTAGATAGTGCGGCCTGTACTACCTACCCTTAAGGGGGGACATATAAATTGAGTTTTACTTATCAATGCTCGAACCGTGTAAAAACTCGATCCCCGCCTGGAAGACGGACTTAAGTTCAAGTCAAGTACACGACGGGTTCAGTCAATTTCATCGTCAGTACTTAAGTTGAAATTAACGTTCTCAGTTTAAAACTGTGTATTGatactttttatataataatattaataatttataaagtaaaatgGATGTTCCAGATACATTTGTAACACAAAGAGAATATTAGATATTTTGTAGAAATACATATCATTATTGCGAACTCTTTGTGGCTTTGATCGCTCTATATCTTTTACAATTACTTATTCTTTCTTCTTCCATAATGGTCGCGGCTAGCACATTAGTGAACACTTTAGCCActgaaatagaaaataatatttaattagctATTAGTAGGTACTGTATTCGTGGTATAAAGGTAAGCGTCAACCTTTCGGcttcgtacgcaacggacgaatcgcattcagtattcacacacaaaacacacacactcacgccttgtactaatgtactcccttgcggggtaggcagaggtgcattgttgcacccacttttcgtcagagtgttatgttagtcccaatgtaatagggggcgggcctattgccattttacgggcacatccaagacccgagaacaaatatctgtgtttaaacaaatatctgccccagccggccaggagtagtttgtaaaaattgacgttcatcagaaaattttatatttttacgatgaataaaaaaaattgagtttGAAAGTTttgccgggaatcgaacccgggaccttcggctcagtagtcagggtcactaaccactacgccattcggtcgtctatttcggtcgcattcagtattctttgtacaAAAATTCACACAAGACAATCTGATTATAATGATACCGATAGATGGACGCTTACCTCaaattaggtataggtacctatctaaagAAAATGGAATAtccgaaaaaaatatgtggtTTTACAACATAGACCCGAACAATTAAATCTTACCTCAGATAGACTAAGATTCACGCATCCCGAATGCGATGCTTCCTTGGCATTGAAAACATCTGTAAAAagatttaagtaattattatttaaattatcttAACCGTCCTGTTACGCTCTCTGCTTTTTTTAATAGTGGATCGAAGAAATGGTTCTTCGGAAGAGGTAACTTGGAACCGAGTTACCAGAGATAGAACAGATTTTGAGTAACcacaaaaataactaaaaaacgCTAAAAGCCTTCTTTTACAGGCAACATATACAATGCACTAGGCTACAGACGTCTTGAATCTAGCttaaatatggctaagaacattCATTCTGCCGTTTCGGAGCTACACTACCGCCTACCatagacagatacacagacacgttcaCCTTTTAGTTCGTTTAAACACCCATCTTTTTCTCCGCCGCTTAAAAAATGACCACGAATACTCACTAAAAGCCCGCTGTAGATGCAGCACGGCCGACACAAAGTCTCCGAAGCGCAGCATGCCGTCCTTCCTCATGTACCTGAGGATGAGGAGCGCCAGCGCCCGCTCCGGTAGAACGAAGCCCACGTCCCGGAGAGTGTCCCGGAGTCGCTCGGCCCGGAGCACCCCCATCTTCTCCCGGGCGTGGGCTCTGAGGGGGGGAAACATTGTGATATGGATGAGCAAGCTGtgattattctgagtttcttTGAGAAACGAATGGAAGTATTAGTTTTAGTGGCGAAGGGTCCATAAAACACGATtctttgttctttgacagagataggacaaaacagttcaatagctaaaacgtttttacagggtattgcaaaagGCCCCCTGAgccaccccctttcggcttacccttactttacttactttgcaacaccctgtataacttttctatgaataaggcgGGTTAGTAATTTAGTATCCATCTCATAATATTCCATTTTAGGTAagcataatattaaatttatatatacctaccggcTACGGCTTCccctacaaaaaaaataccctTCGACACTGTTACTTACGCTACGATACCTCTACATTTACAGTGTTCCAAAAATACCTTCGCTGACTAATAAGGTTTAGAGGCAAACTCTAAACTTAACCTGCAAACCTAAATGCCTAAACGGTGTAAATTCGATCCGCCGGCATCCGATATTACAGCTACACAACTGGCTGGGTAATGTTTGCACTGTTAAATTAAACACTAGTTGCCTCCCGTATCTCCCGATACGTGTACACGGGCGTAATTACTTAGTTCAATACACACCTGAACACATCCTGCCAATATTTGAGGCTGCACATCAGGTCTTTGAAGTCGGATAGTGATATACGCCCCGTGCCCCGCGTCTAAACATTGCGTTAAGGAAATTGCATTCGATGCTATTCGTGATTGGTTACAGTGCACTGTGTGCTGTGGGTAAATCTGCTCCGACAAAGCAAATGTAATGAGTCTGTAGATGAAAAACTACCAACACGGGTGGGAAGGAGATTTTGGTGCATATTTAGACCTGGCTTTTGTTTATACATATACGTATTAACACATAGGTTTATGGCTTACATTTGGTTTGaacattatttttgtagtGTCGGTGACAAAAGAGCTATAATAGACGGTTTGTCACCGTGACGAAATGATTGGCTTTGAAAGTCACGTCAAATTTGACAACCGAGCGATGTTTCTTAAGTTCGGTCGTGGCAAAAAATCattatagtgcgacaaacttatctgttccggtgagagcgaactaaattgatccatatctcattagttactaatgaattatatattgatatagattagatgggtttattgaaaccacaagagcgaattacaactactggcaaacttaaaatctaatagaatgaagaaatattacacatttacgtgagctgccaccggaacagataagtttgtggcactatagtcatatttaaaagGATACATCCATGGTGAGTACGATCTGCCGGCACGTGTCTATGGACGCGCAACTCTTGATGTAGTCGTTCGGTAAGCAAGCGTCAAGCAACTCCTGCAGCTCAAAGGCATCAATAGTCCTGTGCTCATCGGCCAACTGCAGAAACACCGCTTCGTATTGCACGAAGCTCTTGGCTTCGAACCCTGGGGGCGCCCGCACCACCGCCGTCCGCAATATCTTTGGCGGGGAATCCAGAACCTTCATTTTGATCGTCTTGCTCGAGAACACTCGAAGGGAGAAGTTGGCTTCTTCACGGGGCTCGAAGGTCGTTGGGAGCACTAGATACGCGCCCGGTTCTAGTTTGCATCTGGAGCAGGAAATTGTGTCTATTAGGTATTGTAAGTAAGCAGATGTGGCTATTGATCAGTGACGTAAAATTGTTCATCTATTTATGTTGCTAATCCATATTCAGCGTCTCCTTCTATTCGATCTCAATTGTCTCGGTACCGGTAACCCGAAAAAATCGGACCACAGACAAACAcgcctacctacttaccttcAGAACTTGAATTTCAAAGACCATATTCAACTGACGTCCGCAAGAGTGAGAAAGCTcatttttatcttcaaaaaacTAAGACATATCCTAGATCCCTACTTACTAAAGCAAATATACATAGCTCTCTGTCAATCAGTACTTATCTATTGTATTACCTCGTGGGGCGGAGCTCCAAAGACTACCCTTGTTATTCTAGAACGGGCCCAAAGAGCTGTTCTTAAAGTAGCTACTTTCCGCCGCATACTTTATCCCACTGAAAGGTTATACCAAGATTGCGAAGTTCTAACAGTTCGTCAGCTGTTTATATATCACACTGTACTGAAGCAGCATAAACTTGTACTGGACTGTCTTGACACTAACAAACATTTCAGAAGGAATTACAAAGTTTGTAAGACAATCACGTATAAACATGCCTTCGTACGTAACTTTTTCTGCTTTGTTGGaccatacttatacaataaattgaataaattaaataaacttcaCCTGTTGAACCAATATGAGTgtaaaaatgttatgttaaaatacctacaaaaacttaattatgAGGATACTGAACATTTGTTAATGATTGCTACCTAACTTTTATTATGAGAACATAgtatacataaatgtaaactttaaaactgtctattactaaatacaaatattttgtcCCTTGGGTACAAATTCCCAAGCCATTAAACTTCTAGCCACCATTAATTTTAGATTGATCTAGCTAGCTTTATTTGATGTAAAGTTTGTATGAttctttcatttaatttatttatttttaagttataattaattttatttttaagttaattaattttattttaaattaattttaatcataTTGAGTACCTACTTGAATTTGCAcagctttattattatattctattggAGGAGCGCTGATGCCTGATGTACAGGTCTCTGGCCTAGTTCAGGCACAGATGTAATTTGTAATTAGATAAGCttttttggaataaaaattatttatatttatatttatttactactatTTCGCTTGTGTAAATATTCAAACTAAACCAGGTGTGAATGTGAGAATCAGCGACAAACCTGTGACTGACTTGCCGGCTGTTAGTATATTGGGAATTGATGGTGGACTTCATCTTCTTGAAGAAAGCCGCCGGAGCTGTCTCCGTAAAGCTCTGCTTCTTCAGCATGTAGACACTGAAGCCGATGACCTTGGGCTCCATGATGCTGTGCTGGTTCAGAGAGATGATCACCGAGTCCGTCTCTTCCAGCGACAGTTGGATTTGAGGGTTCATGTGGAAGAATTCTGCGGAGATTGGAAGATTTTAAAACGATGACGTGATATAATCTATCTCCTATCCTCTTGGGGCCGGTCTATTTGAATGAACCCTTACGTTTCGataaatgataatgatgatgaggaagcacatacaataaaataatgacaCTAACGTAAACATCCCGCACCGGCCGTTgcagaaaataatattgaagTCCCTTGATCATAAATACCGGGGTGCGCGAAAGGAGTCTGTACAAGTGACGAATCAACTGTTCTTTATATACTTCCAGCGCACACTGGTTAGTCAGCGACTGACTGGTTATTCCTTTCACCGCGGTGGAAAACCCTAGACCAGGTCTagtatttgtcaccgacaAGCTAAGAAGTCTTCAAACCTTTCCTTCATTAGAAAGAGACccgagccccagcagtggagacgtgatgggttgtgatgatgatgatgaatctaAGAAGAAGATTGTTAACGTCACCCACCTGCATTATTCCTGCATCCGCCAGCCGTGACCCCTCTCCTCCACTCGCCCTGGTGCATCCTCATGTGCCACCGATGCTTCTCCGACAGCGACGCCTCGTCCCTGCTGGTCTCCGCGTCTAGGTGGACCAGCTCGATGTGGGTGAACACCTTCCAGAGCTCGGAGAAGAGCATCCAGAAGCCCTGGTGGATGGACGTGAGGCGTTCCCGCTCGTGAAGCGGTATCGCTTTCCATCTGGTCAGGGTGTGAGTTAGGATTAACTGGgtgttaataaattttaatggttTACGTAgccctagtttcaccatactctgttagatcgtAACAAGGGAGTAGTtatgttgacttttgacacatctgtcaagaatttattatgaagatgacgtataattgattacattacaatttaaacggggtgttaatgatctaaccgactatggtgaaactagacaCTTAGTAGCTTAGGCAAAGGAGATGACACTTTTGCAGGACTCTGTATGGACTCTTATAGAGCCGTGCTTCACATAAAATGTGTGTTCAaagggaacacccaaatattccgaaaaacttttttccgaatttgataacaccgaatatgtaatttacgaaatattgcaataccgattttttaaaatatcgaattataaaaattacgataattataatttcgaatattataatcacgaatattgttattacgattgttaaatatacgaacgttaaaaaatacgaatactttaatatacgaaaaataaaataccgatttattaaaatcacgaaaaattaaaatcccgatcgaaaatatgataattcgtgattttgacaaaaattcGTCATAaaatatgccatttatttccAAACTAAAGTGACTTAAGTATTAACTTTATATAGTTTTACATTTCACAATTTAACATTCTATATcaaaattttatcaattatcttaaatttattatgatgcattattaattattaactttactaaattgattacatttctataactaaaaatacattatttattaatttaaccaATTAATATCAGTTCTTactctatttttattacattattaatttaaattaagataatttcCAGAACAAAGCAAtacaattgctcggatttttacggtggttaaccttaaaaagcttaggacccaaacctaaagataggtgcgacgacgagcaaagcgaggaggagcgtgttaggtgcacatagatatcgaaaaacaaagcggagcgcagcgaagcggagcggagcgtttcatataatacagcttaaaaaatattgtttgtatacggattatgctgttaataaacatactcgtactaatgaatgaatgaataaatgaataaatatatttatttcacaaataagCTTAACCTAatacatcccacaaaaccaagTACATATTGGTTTGTCTGTGGGGAGGGAGTCGCACTTCTTTTTCTAtgattacttatacttaaaaagttttaacttaacattttcttaactTTACAAAAGATAGACATACCTAACGTTACATACCTAGACATATTGTTGATTATTAATGTTATATATGGTAGGTTTTAATTAGCAATAATTACATAGCTATATTTTGTAGAAGGAAAGTTTTATATAAtcttgaaaatgtatttttatttggttCATTTCTTATATGGATAGGCATCTCATTATATAACAATGGAATTCTGCGCTGTAACAATCTGCCTCCAAAATAGTTATTAACTTTTACAGTTTGGTATTTACCTTGAGCCGCAGCTCTCGTGTTGAGCCCGTGGTGTATTGGTATCTTATGGTCTGGAGTGCTATGACTATTAATCGCGATaaggtatttatatttcagtgatgcaggtaatattttacatatcGAGAACaatgctttattattattactatacttttttcttatatttttactaactaacaattttaaaaattttatttgaatattttctattttgtcCATGTACGTTTTGAATAAAGATCCATAGCAGTCCAGTCCATAAGATATAATGGAATCTACCAAAGATAGATATATTGTTTTTAGAACAGAAATAGGTACTTTGAAGGAAAgctgtttaaatttaaataacaatatgcGTAACttattcagtattttttctATGTGTTTTGTCCAGCCCATCTTTTCATCGATACACATTCCTAGATATGTTACACACGGTACTTGTTTTATAGTTGTACATTTGCAGTTGACACATTTATTATGAAAGCAGTCAAAGCTATGGGCAACCAGTTGACATATAGACGTAGGGGTACATGAGTATGGGGACTGTATAACAAGTAGGTTAGTTTTTTCTGCGTTGAGTACAATGCCATTATCATGAGACCATCGGACCACGTTGTCGATATCCTCCTGCACGAGACGCGCGACCTCGTCCATGTCGCGGCCGGCCCGCAGCGTGCACAGGTCGTCCGCGAACATGTACGACGAGCAATGGCGGATCACGTTGCACAGGCTGTTGACGTGCATCAGGTAGCACAGCGGACCGCAGCCGGAGCCCTGCGgcaccccgcgccccgccgccgacTGCGGCCGGCTGTGCTCCTCGCCCACGCGCACCCGGTGGGAGCGCTCGGCGAGGTACTCGCGGTACCAGCGGTGCAGCGGCCCGCGGACGCCGCACTCCGCCATGGCCCCGAGCAGCGTCTCGTGCCGGAGGGTATCGAACGCCTTTTTGAAGTCAAAAAACACAGCGACAACAAATTGTTTATCATTGAGATAGCTATTAATTTCGTCAGTAAATTTCGTGAGTAGTGTCGATGTGTTTTTTCCCCTCTGGAAGCCATGTTGTCCACTACTTATAACCGCATATTCGCTAAGAAATTTGGTTTGCTgattaataatacatttttctATTATCTTTTCTATACTAGATAAAATTGCTATAGGTCTGTAATTAGCGTAGTCTTTATGTaaaccttttttataaataggcCGTATTATAGCTTCTTTTAATTTAGAAGGGAATTTCGATTGcttaatacataaattaattaaatgagCTATAATTGGGCTTATTTGTTCACTTATATACCTAAGGTCCCTCATACGTATGCTATCCGACCCTGGCGATTTTTTATCACTCATTTGTTTAATTACATTATGTACCTCCTTGCTGCTCACGGGCCGCCAGCGCATGGACACGCAGGTCTCGCTGCTGTAGTCGGCGCGATTTAACATTTTATCATTACAATCATGGGTTATACTATCTATATCATTTTTAAATGTAGTAGCAAAGTTATTACATATATCTTGCTTAGAGTTTCCTGACATATATTTCTGCTATTCCATTCTACTATTCCTAATATATGACTATTTCTTGTTCACTAaaaacattcgggaatttgtattttcggaatattaaaaattcggaattcgtaattttaacaattcgatataataaataatcgtacttttgaaacatcgaaattataatattcggaaaattgactttcgtcattttaattaatctgtggtttgaaatttcgtttattatactattcgtgattttcgctattcgaaaacttaaaattcgggattgtgaattattcggaactatgaaattcgtaattatgaaaatcgtcattttcatattcgtaaaaaagtaattcgaaATTCTGTAGTGTACCCGTGTTCAAAGGGTGGCCGTGACCGTGGCCGAAACCGAGTTTAATCCATAATTCCTTAGACTATTCCTGGTTTAATCTATCCCCTCGCCAATGAAAGACATTATTCACTAACACCTTCTCTGTGCACGCTTATTTAAACCCTCTATGTGTAGAAGAGCCGTAGCCGTTCAAATACATAGTAGCATTTATGTACGGTCACGATAACCGATATTTCTAA contains the following coding sequences:
- the LOC105398570 gene encoding calpain-C, whose product is MTDYEQIKAGCLSRGELWEDPDFPATQSSVFYYQTPPFNFVWKRAKEIYTNTVFVQDNSDTFDVIPGKMGDRWLVSCLGVLYLSKGLFYRVVPADQRFEEPYTGVFRFRLWWCGQWVEVLVDDRLPTVNGRLAFLQTAHSNQMWPSLLEKAYAKLHGSYEALKYGSLLDGLADLTGGITESIPLVGLNDASALYNLLKTTSVVTCAHHTSPNINQENINGIELDMNYRIYNVEKVDSTEGPLYLVRLCRPPGPGDAPITHVVLDGSKWKAIPLHERERLTSIHQGFWMLFSELWKVFTHIELVHLDAETSRDEASLSEKHRWHMRMHQGEWRRGVTAGGCRNNAEFFHMNPQIQLSLEETDSVIISLNQHSIMEPKVIGFSVYMLKKQSFTETAPAAFFKKMKSTINSQYTNSRQVSHRCKLEPGAYLVLPTTFEPREEANFSLRVFSSKTIKMKVLDSPPKILRTAVVRAPPGFEAKSFVQYEAVFLQLADEHRTIDAFELQELLDACLPNDYIKSCASIDTCRQIVLTMDTRGTGRISLSDFKDLMCSLKYWQDVFRAHAREKMGVLRAERLRDTLRDVGFVLPERALALLILRYMRKDGMLRFGDFVSAVLHLQRAFNVFNAKEASHSGCVNLSLSEWLKCSLMC